A single genomic interval of Alcaligenes sp. SDU_A2 harbors:
- a CDS encoding TadE/TadG family type IV pilus assembly protein, producing MKRAASLSTLSVQRQRGVAAIEFALVLSLMLLVLGAVISFSSLFLAQQKITHLVGDAARQSATRALDAEQTAAFFQDYVAARAADDALLAWLGGLTPGFAQAACALEPTRQCGRFSLELNVQPWLLANLLDLLSPVLHEPQERVAPASLHAAALVVLGRGN from the coding sequence ATGAAACGAGCGGCCTCCTTATCTACCTTGTCTGTGCAGCGCCAGCGCGGTGTGGCCGCCATAGAGTTCGCGTTGGTGCTTAGCCTGATGCTGCTGGTATTGGGTGCTGTCATCAGCTTCAGTTCCCTGTTTTTGGCTCAGCAGAAAATCACTCATCTGGTCGGGGATGCTGCGCGCCAGAGTGCCACCCGCGCTTTGGATGCCGAGCAGACAGCGGCATTTTTTCAGGATTATGTGGCGGCCCGGGCGGCTGACGATGCCTTGTTGGCGTGGCTGGGAGGCTTGACACCTGGTTTCGCCCAGGCGGCCTGCGCTCTGGAGCCGACCCGTCAATGTGGTCGCTTTTCATTGGAGCTGAATGTGCAGCCCTGGCTTTTGGCTAATTTGCTCGATCTATTGTCGCCTGTACTGCATGAGCCGCAGGAGCGTGTTGCGCCTGCTAGCTTGCATGCAGCGGCTTTGGTTGTTCTAGGGAGAGGAAATTAA
- a CDS encoding MarR family winged helix-turn-helix transcriptional regulator encodes MMNKIMNPVSRPVSYQTNAGPAARSNWTTGPEDRAMLSEKMLLDLSKMLGRQFTVYAEALKASLAEEAGMPLNDFKALEYIMEFDALPTGQLAQLMDLSASGISALIGRLEKKGYITRGRHPLDKRIIALHPVIERCRDVLAIKERAINQAINTAANQNPAQLIAMYDFLVDSMSTFRQNTRAWLDAKALVPRTN; translated from the coding sequence ATGATGAACAAGATCATGAATCCCGTTTCCCGGCCTGTCAGCTACCAAACCAACGCAGGTCCAGCGGCCCGAAGCAACTGGACGACCGGCCCGGAAGATCGCGCCATGCTGTCAGAAAAAATGTTATTGGACCTGAGCAAAATGCTTGGACGCCAGTTCACCGTCTACGCCGAAGCCCTGAAAGCCAGCTTGGCTGAAGAAGCCGGCATGCCGTTGAACGATTTCAAAGCGTTGGAATACATCATGGAGTTCGACGCTTTGCCCACCGGACAGTTGGCTCAACTGATGGACCTGAGCGCCAGCGGCATTAGTGCGCTGATCGGCAGGCTGGAGAAGAAGGGGTACATCACGCGCGGCCGCCATCCCTTAGACAAACGCATCATTGCTTTGCATCCGGTTATAGAACGCTGCCGTGATGTACTGGCGATCAAAGAGCGTGCCATCAACCAGGCCATCAATACAGCCGCGAATCAAAACCCGGCTCAACTGATTGCCATGTACGACTTTCTGGTCGACAGCATGAGTACATTTCGCCAAAACACACGTGCATGGCTCGATGCCAAAGCACTTGTTCCACGCACAAACTAA
- a CDS encoding TadE/TadG family type IV pilus assembly protein, producing the protein MDAALTERAQGLPKGQRCNGRSWSQRGAYALEFALVFPLLFILIYALLTFGLIMTAQQSLNFAAESGVRAALVAPGPDLDLRDLSPAGREQALRARLDSRVAQARSEASAQVRWLSDWVGSEHVRVSAASIRNEVRIDIVYDYGHAPLVPMLGPKGLFALVVPARLQGQAQANLQAAGELGALL; encoded by the coding sequence ATGGATGCAGCGCTGACCGAACGAGCGCAAGGCTTGCCCAAAGGGCAGCGTTGCAATGGACGTAGTTGGTCTCAGCGCGGCGCGTATGCGCTTGAGTTTGCCTTGGTCTTTCCGCTTCTGTTCATTTTGATTTACGCCTTGTTGACCTTCGGCTTGATCATGACCGCGCAGCAATCACTGAATTTTGCCGCCGAATCCGGCGTGCGCGCCGCGCTGGTGGCTCCCGGCCCCGATCTGGATTTGCGGGATTTATCACCCGCCGGTCGCGAACAGGCTTTGCGCGCACGGCTGGACAGCCGGGTTGCGCAGGCGCGCAGCGAAGCCAGCGCTCAGGTGCGGTGGTTAAGCGATTGGGTCGGTAGTGAGCATGTGCGGGTATCGGCTGCCTCGATCCGAAACGAGGTGCGCATCGATATTGTGTACGACTATGGACACGCCCCTTTGGTGCCTATGCTCGGCCCTAAGGGCTTGTTTGCTCTGGTGGTGCCGGCCAGGCTGCAAGGCCAGGCGCAGGCGAACTTGCAGGCGGCAGGCGAACTGGGGGCTTTGTTATGA
- a CDS encoding collagen-like triple helix repeat-containing protein: MKAMNPARTVIIQRAFQRTLITTLLISAAALAGCSSRGDVRGNTDMATNTPATDPSLPLTPGNGGGNGGGNNGGGGNDNGGGDNGGGDTGGNHSLTQNALGNLGQAVDNVIPLNLEKTGSQLGQTLDNALAPVTGIVTDTTRTVGTITGLGTPVNSVTQQLGGVVTGLGGELSQSGLPLNLGVGAGGLLSHLGQAVGSAGGLLVNDPNNANPLGNTLTHATKGVEVLTGALLGEGSLLHPLTSQLGLGGILLADSGTPILQPALGNTGQAVDNLIPLGLNPVLGDVGAALDNTVAPVAATVTQITQQVGDGLGVGQPIHALLGGVGSVLNQAGGSLDSAAPLGLGGTVGHLGDAVASIGGLLHATPENSNPLGNVLNSTTQAVASLTGGLGGAEGGLLAPATGLVGGLTGGLAGGDANGGLLAPVTNLVGGLTGGLAGGDANGGLLSPVTNLVGGLTGGLAGGDANGGLLAPVTNLVGGLTGGLALGGNTQAGAPGNGGLLAPVTGLVGGLIGGVNVQASVNANAATSDGQSTAASGGLLAPVSGLLGGLLGGGLK; this comes from the coding sequence ATGAAAGCAATGAATCCAGCAAGAACAGTTATCATCCAGCGCGCTTTTCAACGCACCCTGATCACAACGCTACTCATCAGCGCCGCCGCTCTGGCTGGTTGCTCCTCGCGCGGGGATGTACGCGGCAATACTGACATGGCAACAAATACACCCGCTACAGACCCCAGCTTACCCCTGACCCCAGGTAACGGGGGCGGCAACGGTGGTGGAAACAATGGCGGCGGCGGGAACGATAATGGCGGCGGCGACAACGGCGGCGGCGATACAGGTGGCAACCATTCGCTGACACAGAATGCCCTAGGGAATCTGGGGCAGGCAGTGGACAATGTCATCCCCCTGAATCTGGAAAAAACCGGCTCTCAACTAGGCCAGACCCTGGATAATGCACTGGCTCCCGTCACCGGCATCGTGACCGATACGACCCGCACTGTCGGTACCATTACCGGACTGGGCACGCCCGTCAACAGCGTGACCCAACAGCTCGGTGGCGTGGTAACGGGTCTGGGTGGCGAACTGAGCCAAAGCGGCCTACCCCTGAATCTGGGCGTAGGCGCAGGCGGGCTGCTCAGCCATCTAGGCCAAGCGGTCGGATCGGCTGGCGGACTGCTGGTGAACGACCCTAACAATGCCAATCCACTGGGCAATACACTGACCCACGCAACTAAAGGCGTCGAAGTGCTGACCGGTGCCCTGCTGGGCGAAGGCAGCCTGTTGCACCCGTTGACCTCGCAGCTTGGTCTGGGCGGCATCTTGCTGGCCGACTCCGGCACGCCCATACTGCAACCCGCGTTGGGCAACACCGGCCAGGCCGTCGACAACCTGATTCCTCTGGGTTTGAACCCCGTTCTGGGCGATGTAGGCGCTGCCTTGGATAATACTGTCGCGCCTGTCGCGGCCACGGTCACCCAAATCACTCAGCAAGTGGGCGACGGCCTGGGAGTCGGCCAACCCATACATGCCTTGCTGGGCGGGGTCGGCAGTGTACTCAATCAGGCAGGAGGCTCCCTGGACTCGGCCGCGCCGCTAGGGTTGGGAGGTACGGTCGGCCACCTGGGCGACGCCGTCGCATCCATCGGAGGCCTGCTACACGCTACTCCGGAAAACAGCAATCCACTGGGCAATGTCTTGAACAGTACAACGCAGGCCGTCGCATCCCTTACCGGCGGGCTAGGCGGCGCTGAAGGCGGTTTATTGGCACCGGCCACCGGTCTGGTCGGCGGATTGACCGGCGGGCTGGCGGGCGGCGATGCCAACGGCGGACTGCTCGCTCCCGTCACCAATCTGGTCGGTGGACTGACCGGTGGGCTGGCGGGCGGCGATGCCAACGGCGGGCTGCTCTCTCCCGTCACCAATCTGGTCGGTGGACTGACCGGTGGGCTGGCGGGCGGCGATGCCAACGGCGGACTGCTCGCTCCCGTCACCAATCTGGTCGGTGGACTGACCGGTGGGCTGGCTTTGGGAGGAAATACGCAGGCAGGCGCACCAGGAAACGGCGGTTTACTGGCTCCTGTAACTGGTCTGGTGGGCGGCCTGATTGGCGGAGTCAATGTACAAGCATCGGTCAATGCGAACGCGGCTACAAGTGACGGCCAATCCACTGCGGCCAGCGGCGGTCTGCTTGCTCCGGTCAGCGGCCTGCTGGGCGGCTTGCTCGGAGGTGGTTTGAAATGA
- a CDS encoding ShlB/FhaC/HecB family hemolysin secretion/activation protein, which produces MNPQRPAPASGVFSFPHKHTLSLALLAGLTAGTLPSDSHADAPLRGNPVDSLPPISAPAPQTPTAPLAIPANSRQSAALQARLQQSLLVRSFDVSGSRSIPFEQITAILEPLAGKRLTIAELIKQVNRITTLYQEQGYPLSFAILQEQSFTDGHVKVTVVEGHVAGLRIDGDPGRSEARIRRVAQAMLDEKPLTQRTLERTMNLLRTIPGLKIDPKLDMPSRTDGASELVIAATHNSIAVNASVAEMGSSKQGIVQLSANSLTPLGEELKLTAAIPTSSEDVKYISGTLSIPLSGNGLSLDIDGYHYRSQPRDEVLESQGWRRKVINERIGAALSYPFILNNQRSLKGNVGFYASRSLDDYTHEKLDQVWIENTTDVRALKAELRYTDASARQSREVNLGVYKGLDAMGARKTLNTYLQRDLQSDLDLDFTRWTASLKQNIVLPGKFGLSLSASGQYSNNVLPNSEQISFGAWRHGYGYPQGELAGDKGLGATLELNRRFTNSSTWLNSIQPYIAYDWARAWYNLDRLNSYNNRQLRSAALGVRLSNNKHYLFDINVARPLGDLPVNSDKRKVRVNTNFLLFYDGF; this is translated from the coding sequence ATGAACCCACAACGACCGGCCCCGGCATCCGGAGTCTTTTCCTTTCCCCATAAGCACACTCTGAGCTTGGCCTTGTTGGCAGGACTGACTGCCGGCACGCTGCCATCAGACAGCCATGCGGATGCCCCGTTGCGAGGCAATCCGGTGGACTCCCTGCCTCCCATTTCTGCGCCGGCACCACAGACACCAACAGCGCCGCTGGCCATCCCTGCCAACTCCAGACAAAGCGCCGCCTTGCAGGCTCGCCTGCAACAATCCTTGCTGGTGCGCAGCTTTGATGTCAGCGGCAGCCGCAGCATTCCCTTTGAACAGATCACCGCCATTCTGGAGCCGCTGGCAGGCAAACGGCTCACCATTGCGGAACTGATCAAGCAAGTCAATCGCATCACGACGCTATACCAGGAACAAGGCTACCCCTTGTCCTTCGCGATTCTGCAAGAACAAAGCTTTACCGACGGCCACGTAAAAGTAACCGTCGTGGAAGGCCATGTTGCAGGGCTACGGATTGACGGCGACCCGGGGCGCAGCGAAGCGCGGATACGCCGTGTGGCGCAGGCCATGCTGGACGAAAAGCCGTTAACCCAACGCACGCTGGAGCGCACCATGAATCTGTTGCGCACAATCCCTGGCCTGAAAATAGATCCCAAACTGGATATGCCCTCGCGCACCGACGGCGCTTCGGAACTGGTGATTGCCGCCACGCACAACAGCATTGCGGTCAATGCCAGCGTGGCCGAGATGGGCTCGAGCAAACAAGGCATTGTTCAGCTAAGCGCCAACAGCCTGACGCCTCTGGGCGAAGAGCTGAAACTGACCGCCGCCATCCCGACCTCGTCCGAGGATGTCAAATACATCAGCGGTACGCTGTCCATTCCCCTGAGCGGCAACGGGCTGTCGCTGGATATCGACGGCTACCACTATCGCTCCCAGCCACGCGATGAAGTGCTGGAGAGCCAGGGTTGGCGACGCAAAGTCATCAACGAGCGCATCGGAGCCGCCTTAAGTTACCCCTTTATCTTGAACAACCAGCGTAGCCTGAAAGGTAATGTCGGCTTTTACGCCAGCCGCTCGTTGGACGACTACACCCACGAAAAACTGGACCAGGTCTGGATAGAGAACACCACGGATGTACGTGCGCTTAAAGCCGAGCTGCGCTACACGGATGCATCGGCACGGCAATCGCGCGAAGTAAATCTGGGCGTCTACAAAGGCCTGGACGCCATGGGTGCCCGAAAGACACTAAACACGTATTTACAGCGCGACCTGCAGTCCGATCTGGATCTGGACTTTACGCGCTGGACCGCTTCGCTCAAGCAGAACATCGTCCTGCCAGGGAAATTCGGCCTGAGCCTGTCGGCCAGCGGCCAGTACAGCAACAATGTACTGCCCAATTCCGAGCAGATTTCATTTGGTGCCTGGCGTCACGGCTACGGCTACCCCCAGGGCGAACTGGCCGGCGATAAAGGCCTAGGTGCGACACTGGAACTGAATCGCCGCTTCACCAATTCGTCTACCTGGCTCAACAGCATCCAGCCCTATATTGCTTACGACTGGGCACGTGCCTGGTACAACCTGGACAGACTCAACAGTTACAACAACCGTCAACTACGTTCGGCTGCCTTGGGCGTGCGGCTGTCCAATAACAAGCACTATCTGTTCGATATCAATGTCGCCCGGCCCCTGGGGGATCTACCCGTCAATTCGGATAAGCGCAAAGTGCGTGTCAATACCAATTTCCTGTTGTTCTACGACGGCTTCTGA
- a CDS encoding Flp family type IVb pilin, which produces MKAQLQQFWNDEDGATAIEYGLIAGLIAVAIIGVLGTLSGKLEAMFKFIGDNMPTAANQSGSDQP; this is translated from the coding sequence ATGAAGGCTCAACTTCAACAATTCTGGAATGACGAAGATGGCGCGACAGCCATCGAGTACGGCTTGATTGCGGGTTTGATCGCAGTAGCGATTATTGGTGTGTTGGGAACTTTGTCGGGCAAGCTGGAGGCAATGTTCAAATTTATCGGGGACAACATGCCAACAGCGGCTAATCAAAGTGGCAGTGACCAGCCGTAA
- a CDS encoding A24 family peptidase has product MQMWVWLQGIFAFVLVFFSIQIAYRDLRLRTIPNSILVLYFLSVLVLKVCASWLVSAPAQMGAGWTDALIGFVGALALFFPVWQWRYMGAADVKLIAVLGFALGWHGGGEVVLMGTVLAGAHALFLVMVPSLEQKYGFSLPGVRVKARSVPLGAWLSVATVGWLWMQR; this is encoded by the coding sequence ATGCAGATGTGGGTCTGGCTACAAGGCATATTCGCTTTTGTACTGGTGTTTTTTTCCATCCAGATTGCATATCGGGACCTGCGCTTGCGCACGATACCTAATTCGATTTTGGTTCTGTATTTTTTGTCGGTGTTGGTGCTCAAGGTCTGTGCGTCTTGGCTGGTCTCTGCGCCTGCCCAGATGGGAGCTGGCTGGACGGATGCCCTGATCGGTTTTGTTGGCGCACTGGCGCTTTTTTTTCCGGTCTGGCAATGGCGTTACATGGGGGCTGCCGATGTCAAGTTGATCGCGGTGCTGGGTTTTGCACTGGGTTGGCATGGCGGCGGCGAAGTGGTGCTGATGGGGACGGTGCTGGCTGGCGCGCATGCGCTGTTTTTGGTGATGGTGCCGTCTCTGGAACAGAAGTATGGGTTTTCCCTGCCGGGGGTCCGGGTCAAGGCGCGCAGTGTTCCTTTGGGAGCCTGGCTGTCTGTTGCAACAGTGGGGTGGTTATGGATGCAGCGCTGA